A genomic region of Raphanus sativus cultivar WK10039 chromosome 6, ASM80110v3, whole genome shotgun sequence contains the following coding sequences:
- the LOC108836399 gene encoding zerumbone synthase yields the protein MAALLIRSIVRHSKRPAATASATYSTSGGRGCTCTSEKLGGKVALITGGASGLGKATASEFIRHGARVVIVDSDEESGTKAAKELGAAAEFMRCDVTVETDIARAVETTVERHGKLDVMYNNAGIVGPMTPASISELDMREFENVMRINVTGVVSGIKHAAKVMIPAGSGCILCTSSVAGVIGGLAPHSYTISKFTIPGIVKSAASELCEHGVRINCISPSSVATPLTLHYLRKVFPTATEEKLRETIKGMGELKGAECEEADVAKAALYLASDDGKYVTGHNLVVDGGMTAFKIAGFPFPSDS from the exons ATGGCGGCCTTACTGATCAGATCCATCGTTAG ACACTCTAAACGGCCAGCCGCCACAGCATCAGCCACTTACTCCACAAGTGGTGGCAGAGGCTGTACTTGTACGAG TGAGAAGCTAGGAGGTAAAGTAGCTCTCATAACCGGCGGTGCAAGCGGGCTTGGAAAAGCCACCGCTAGCGAGTTTATCCGACACGGTGCCCGAGTCGTGATCGTCGATTCGGATGAGGAGAGCGGTACTAAAGCCGCCAAGGAGCTAGGGGCGGCGGCTGAGTTTATGCGCTGCGACGTCACGGTGGAGACGGATATAGCCAGAGCCGTTGAAACGACGGTGGAGCGGCATGGAAAGCTTGACGTGATGTATAACAATGCCGGGATCGTGGGACCCATGACTCCGGCGAGCATATCGGAGCTTGATATGAGGGAGTTCGAGAATGTGATGAGGATTAACGTTACTGGCGTTGTCTCCGGCATTAAGCACGCAGCCAAGGTTATGATTCCGGCTGGATCCGGATGTATTTTGTGCACTTCAAGCGTAGCAG GCGTGATTGGAGGGTTGGCCCCACATTCATACACAATATCCAAGTTCACAATTCCCGGAATAGTGAAATCGGCAGCGAGCGAGCTCTGCGAACACGGCGTTCGTATCAACTGTATCTCACCGAGTTCGGTGGCGACCCCGCTCACTCTCCATTACCTTCGGAAAGTGTTCCCCACGGCGACGGAGGAAAAGCTCCGGGAAACAATAAAAGGGATGGGTGAGTTAAAAGGAGCTGAGTGCGAAGAGGCTGACGTGGCTAAAGCTGCTCTGTATTTGGCATCCGACGACGGTAAATATGTTACAGGGCATAACTTAGTCGTCGACGGCGGCATGACTGCTTTCAAAATCGCTGGTTTTCCTTTTCCCTCTGATTCATGA
- the LOC108809608 gene encoding uncharacterized protein LOC108809608, whose protein sequence is MQMARIEHLQFPALKITGENYVGWVTNVKPYLIMKKLTETIVIGNKSPPEHKTEAIIFLKKHLDENVTHDYASIEDPAELWQALKERFDNQKEVNLPHALEEWKNLRFQDFQKVEEYNSAVLRIVSLLKYCGNPVSEAEMMNKTYNTFHKQLHFLPEIYRKCGYTRFSELMVALMLAEKNNELLIKNHNSRPTGAKAFPEVNATVIENSERRTQTSRGRGRHFNSKRGKTYNPKWKGSNKWIRSEQGPKGKETQEDTTQKRENVCYRCGCKGHWSRTCRTPPHLCKLYQESTKGKAKEVNLTENFEGTSYLDASDFANELD, encoded by the coding sequence ATGCAAATGGCAAGAATCGAGCATCTTCAGTTTCCGGCTCTCAAAATAACTGGCGAAAACTATGTCGGATGGGTCACAAACGTGAAACCCTATCTGATTATGAAAAAGTTAACCGAGACGATTGTAATCGGTAACAAATCGCCGCCTGAGCATAAGACTGAAGCGATAATTTTCCTGAAAAAACACCTCGATGAGAATGTTACGCATGACTATGCGAGCATAGAAGACCCAGCTGAACTGTGGCAAGCTTTAAAAGAAAGGTTCGATAACCAAAAGGAAGTCAACCTACCTCACGCTCTAGAAGAGTGGAAAAATCTGAGGTTTCAGGATTTCCAAAAGGTTGAAGAATACAATTCCGCTGTCCTGAGGATAGTTTCACTTCTGAAGTATTGCGGTAACCCTGTCTCTGAAGCAGAAATGATGAATAAGACATACAACACTTTCCACAAACAGCTTCACTTCCTACCCGAAATTTACAGAAAATGCGGGTACACGAGATTTTCTGAATTGATGGTTGCGCTCATGTTGGCTGAAAAGAACAATGAGCTTCTGATCAAAAACCACAATTCCCGACCTACGGGAGCCAAAGCATTCCCTGAAGTGAATGCTACGGTGATAGAAAACTCAGAGAGAAGAACCCAAACCAGTCGTGGTCGTGGTCGCCATTTCAACAGCAAACGTGGAAAAACTTACAATCCCAAATGGAAGGGATCTAACAAATGGATTAGATCCGAACAAGGTCCTAAGGGCAAAGAAACTCAAGAAGATACCACCCAGAAGCGTGAGAATGTATGTTACAGATGTGGATGTAAGGGACATTGGTCTCGTACCTGTCGTACTCCTCCACATCTCTGTAAGTTATATCAAGAGTCCACGAAAGGCAAAGCTAAGGAGGTGAATCTCACAGAAAATTTTGAGGGGACATCGTACCTCGATGCCTCTGATTTCGCAAATGAGCTGGACTAG
- the LOC108809609 gene encoding zerumbone synthase, translating into MLRSFTRNFKLIASKGLIPKPITSILHYSTSSSRKLEGKVAVITGGASGLGKATAEEFVSQGAQVNIVDIDEEAGRMAATELDLAANFIRCDVSVEEQVAKAMETVVARHGKLDVLLNSAGISCSISPPSIADLDMDIYDKVMRLNVRGTILGIKHATRAMIPAGSGSILCLSSISGLMGGSGPHAYSGLDWFGTSISKFTIPGVVKTVAGELCKHGIRINCISPAGIPTPLTLRMFREVFTGHDIPEEQLVTIVNAGGELKGEKCEERDVAKAALYLASDDAKFVTGHNLVVDGGFTCFKSLNLPFP; encoded by the exons ATGCTGAGGTCATTCACAAG AAACTTCAAACTCATTGcgtcaaagggtttgatccccAAGCCAATCACCTCTATTCTCCACTATTCAACTTCTTCTTCAAG aaaattagAAGGCAAAGTCGCGGTCATAACAGGCGGTGCAAGCGGCTTAGGAAAGGCCACAGCGGAGGAATTTGTAAGCCAAGGTGCTCAAGTCAATATTGTAGATATAGACGAGGAGGCTGGTCGTATGGCCGCGACCGAACTTGACTTAGCCGCAAATTTCATAAGATGTGATGTCTCTGTGGAGGAACAAGTCGCTAAGGCCATGGAAACCGTCGTGGCTCGCCATGGGAAGCTCGACGTATTGCTTAATAGCGCCGGAATATCAT GCTCTATATCACCACCAAGCATAGCGGACCTAGACATGGACATATACGACAAAGTGATGCGTCTCAATGTGCGAGGTACCATCTTAGGTATAAAGCACGCAACTCGAGCCATGATCCCCGCTGGGTCAGGCTCCATACTTTGTCTATCTAGCATCAGCGGCTTGATGGGTGGGTCAGGCCCACATGCATACTCAGGGcttgactggt TCGGCACCTCAATCTCTAAGTTCACAATACCGGGGGTGGTCAAAACGGTCGCTGGTGAGCTGTGCAAGCACGGCATAAGGATCAACTGTATATCACCTGCAGGTATCCCTACGCCTCTAACGCTAAGGATGTTTCGCGAAGTATTTACGGGTCACGACATTCCAGAGGAACAGCTTGTGACGATTGTGAACGCGGGAGGAGAGTTAAAGGGAGAGAAGTGTGAAGAGAGAGATGTGGCTAAAGCGGCTTTGTATTTGGCATCAGATGATGCTAAGTTTGTGACTGGGCATAACCTTGTTGTTGATGGTGGATTTACATGTTTTAAGTCTCTTAATCTTCCTTTTCCTTAG
- the LOC108812038 gene encoding transcription factor ICE1-like isoform X1, with amino-acid sequence MPPLLYIQKIQTFCSVELSSARKALTFTMVLDGNGGAVWLGGGGAGDRFHEEGEEEDGAAHFKPMLEGGDWFFNQPQDLHMLQSHHQDFRFLGGGGGFFFNPNDNLLLDPFLAAANNSKSCLLNNVANPFDNNNAFDFGSSDSCFLGGYGSLSSSSVPEFLSARENNNNTSTPLESEGFGSRAKVLKPLEVLASSGAQPTLFQKRAAMRKLSEDGEMDETGVEVSGLNYESDELNESCKVVQNGGGGGGNKGKKKGMPAKNLMAERRRRKKLNDRLYMLRSVVPKISKMDRASILGDAIDYLKELLQRINDLHTEIESTPSGSLPPPTSSSFHPLTPTPQTLSRRVKEELCPSSLPSPKGQQARVEVRLREGRAVNIHMFCGRRPGLLLATMKALDSLGLDVQQAVISCFNGFALDVFRAEQCQEGQEILPDQIKAVLLDTAGYAGMI; translated from the exons ATGCCCCCCTTATTGTATATccaaaagattcaaactttttgTTCTGTAGAATTGTCTTCAGCTCGAAAAGCTCTCACCTTTACGATGGTTCTCGACGGGAATGGCGGCGCTGTATGGTTAGGCGGCGGCGGAGCTGGAGACAGGTTTCATGAGGAGGGGGAGGAGGAGGACGGTGCAGCTCACTTCAAACCTATGCTTGAAGGTGGTGACTGGTTCTTTAACCAACCACAAGATCTCCATATGTTACAGAGCCATCATCAAGATTTCAGATTcctcggtggtggtggtggtttcttttttaatccTAACGACAATCTTCTTCTTGATCCGTTCTTGGCCGCTGCTAACAACAGCAAGTCTTGTCTCCTCAACAACGTTGCAAACCCTTTTGATAACAATAATGCCTTTGACTTCGGGTCGTCTGATTCTTGTTTTCTTGGAGGGTATGGTTCGTTGAGCTCCTCCTCCGTCCCTGAGTTCTTATCTGCTCGggagaacaacaacaacacctcAACGCCGTTGGAGTCAGAAGGTTTCGGGAGCAGAGCGAAGGTTCTGAAGCCTTTAGAGGTGTTGGCATCTTCCGGTGCACAGCCTACTCTGTTCCAGAAACGTgcagccatgaggaagctgagtGAGGATGGAGAGATGGACGAGACTGGGGTTGAGGTTTCAGGGTTGAACTATGAGTCTGATGAGCTGAACGAGAGCTGTAAAGTTGTTCAGaacggtggaggaggaggaggtaaTAAAGGTAAGAAGAAAGGGATGCCTGCTAAGAATCTGATGgctgagaggaggaggaggaagaagcttAATGATAGGCTTTATATGCTTAGATCAGTTGTCCCCAAGATCAGCAAA ATGGATAGAGCATCAATACTTGGAGATGCAATTGATTATCTAAAGGAACTATTACAAAGGATCAATGATCTTCACACCGAGATTGAGTCAACTCCATCTGGTTCTTTGCCGCCTCCAACTTCATCAAGCTTCCATCCGTTAACGCCTACTCCGCAGACTCTCTCTCGCCGTGTCAAGGAAGAGTTGTGTCCCTCTTCTTTGCCAAGCCCTAAAGGCCAGCAAGCAAGA GTTGAGGTAAGATTAAGAGAAGGAAGAGCAGTGAACATTCACATGTTTTGTGGTCGTAGACCTGGTCTTTTGCTGGCTACCATGAAAGCTTTGGATAGTCTTGGATTGGATGTTCAGCAAGCTGTGATTAGTTGTTTCAACGGTTTTGCCTTGGATGTTTTCCGCGCTGAG CAATGCCAAGAAGGACAGGAGATATTGCCTGATCAAATCAAAGCTGTGCTTTTGGATACAGCGGGCTATGCTGGTATGATCTGA
- the LOC108812038 gene encoding transcription factor ICE1-like isoform X2 — protein sequence MVLDGNGGAVWLGGGGAGDRFHEEGEEEDGAAHFKPMLEGGDWFFNQPQDLHMLQSHHQDFRFLGGGGGFFFNPNDNLLLDPFLAAANNSKSCLLNNVANPFDNNNAFDFGSSDSCFLGGYGSLSSSSVPEFLSARENNNNTSTPLESEGFGSRAKVLKPLEVLASSGAQPTLFQKRAAMRKLSEDGEMDETGVEVSGLNYESDELNESCKVVQNGGGGGGNKGKKKGMPAKNLMAERRRRKKLNDRLYMLRSVVPKISKMDRASILGDAIDYLKELLQRINDLHTEIESTPSGSLPPPTSSSFHPLTPTPQTLSRRVKEELCPSSLPSPKGQQARVEVRLREGRAVNIHMFCGRRPGLLLATMKALDSLGLDVQQAVISCFNGFALDVFRAEQCQEGQEILPDQIKAVLLDTAGYAGMI from the exons ATGGTTCTCGACGGGAATGGCGGCGCTGTATGGTTAGGCGGCGGCGGAGCTGGAGACAGGTTTCATGAGGAGGGGGAGGAGGAGGACGGTGCAGCTCACTTCAAACCTATGCTTGAAGGTGGTGACTGGTTCTTTAACCAACCACAAGATCTCCATATGTTACAGAGCCATCATCAAGATTTCAGATTcctcggtggtggtggtggtttcttttttaatccTAACGACAATCTTCTTCTTGATCCGTTCTTGGCCGCTGCTAACAACAGCAAGTCTTGTCTCCTCAACAACGTTGCAAACCCTTTTGATAACAATAATGCCTTTGACTTCGGGTCGTCTGATTCTTGTTTTCTTGGAGGGTATGGTTCGTTGAGCTCCTCCTCCGTCCCTGAGTTCTTATCTGCTCGggagaacaacaacaacacctcAACGCCGTTGGAGTCAGAAGGTTTCGGGAGCAGAGCGAAGGTTCTGAAGCCTTTAGAGGTGTTGGCATCTTCCGGTGCACAGCCTACTCTGTTCCAGAAACGTgcagccatgaggaagctgagtGAGGATGGAGAGATGGACGAGACTGGGGTTGAGGTTTCAGGGTTGAACTATGAGTCTGATGAGCTGAACGAGAGCTGTAAAGTTGTTCAGaacggtggaggaggaggaggtaaTAAAGGTAAGAAGAAAGGGATGCCTGCTAAGAATCTGATGgctgagaggaggaggaggaagaagcttAATGATAGGCTTTATATGCTTAGATCAGTTGTCCCCAAGATCAGCAAA ATGGATAGAGCATCAATACTTGGAGATGCAATTGATTATCTAAAGGAACTATTACAAAGGATCAATGATCTTCACACCGAGATTGAGTCAACTCCATCTGGTTCTTTGCCGCCTCCAACTTCATCAAGCTTCCATCCGTTAACGCCTACTCCGCAGACTCTCTCTCGCCGTGTCAAGGAAGAGTTGTGTCCCTCTTCTTTGCCAAGCCCTAAAGGCCAGCAAGCAAGA GTTGAGGTAAGATTAAGAGAAGGAAGAGCAGTGAACATTCACATGTTTTGTGGTCGTAGACCTGGTCTTTTGCTGGCTACCATGAAAGCTTTGGATAGTCTTGGATTGGATGTTCAGCAAGCTGTGATTAGTTGTTTCAACGGTTTTGCCTTGGATGTTTTCCGCGCTGAG CAATGCCAAGAAGGACAGGAGATATTGCCTGATCAAATCAAAGCTGTGCTTTTGGATACAGCGGGCTATGCTGGTATGATCTGA
- the LOC108807958 gene encoding LOW QUALITY PROTEIN: probable non-inhibitory serpin-Z5 (The sequence of the model RefSeq protein was modified relative to this genomic sequence to represent the inferred CDS: inserted 1 base in 1 codon; substituted 1 base at 1 genomic stop codon): MDPKEKRQKLSTPAELKSPSLSLSRKDVAAITSPSLNSKVDVGEAMKKQNDVAMFLTEKVISALARNSNFVFSPASVNAVLTMVAVTSGEESLRSLIFSILRTSSVDELNAVFHEVANTVLVDGSENGGPKIXAVNGVXMEQSLSVSPSKKDLLQNFFKAAFAQVDFRFKSEQVRKEVNEWASRHTNGLIKSMLPSVTSDTDWIYGNAIYFRGAWEKKFPKYLTREDEFHRIDGTSVSVPFMTTTSRKQYVREYDGFKVLKLSFQRGSDIINGRRFSMYFYLPDEKDGLDSMVKRMATTPGFLDSHIPSEEVGVGEFRIPKFKIEFGFEASKAFNELGLDSVSLYHNALVEIDEDGAEAAAVTRKGGRRGCMLHSTVRLIDFVADHPFLFLIKEDATRTIMFVGQIFDPPTA; encoded by the exons atggATCCAAAAGAGAAGAGACAGAAGCTTAGCACACCAGCAGAACTCAAAAGCccctctctctcactctcaaGGAAGGATGTGGCGGCAATCACAAGTCCCTCTTTAAACTCAAAGGTTGATGTGGGAGAAGCGATGAAGAAGCAAAACGACGTCGCTATGTTCCTTACAGAGAAAGTAATCTCTGCCCTAGCCAGAAACTCTAACTTCGTCTTCTCTCCGGCATCAGTCAACGCCGTTCTAACCATGGTCGCCGTTACGTCGGGAGAAGAATCACTCAGATCTTTGATCTTCTCCATCCTTAGGACATCCTCTGTCGATGAGCTCAACGCTGTTTTCCATGAAGTAGCAAACACCGTCCTGGTCGATGGAAGTGAGAACGGTGGCCCTAAGA CTGCGGTTAATGGAGTGTGAATGGAGCAGTCCCTATCCGTTAGTCCCTCCAAGAAAGATCTCCTTCAGAATTTCTTCAAAGCCGCTTTTGCTCAAGTTGATTTTAGATTCAAG AGTGAACAAGTGCGTAAGGAGGTGAATGAGTGGGCTTCACGGCACACCAATGGTCTCATCAAAAGCATGCTTCCTTCCGTTACAAGCGACACGGACTGGATTTATGGAAACGCAATCTACTTCAGAGGAGCGTGGGAGAAAAAATTCCCAAAGTATTTGACAAGGGAGGACGAGTTTCACCGTATCGATGGCACATCAGTCTCTGTGCCGTTCATGACCACAACCTCTAGGAAGCAATACGTAAGGGAATACGATGGTTTCAAGGTTCTAAAGCTCTCGTTTCAACGAGGCAGTGATATCATCAATGGTCGTAGATTCTCAATGTATTTCTATCTCCCGGACGAGAAAGATGGACTGGATAGTATGGTGAAGAGAATGGCCACTACTCCTGGATTCTTGGATAGTCACATTCCCAGTGAAGAAGTTGGTGTTGGTGAGTTCAGAATCCCAAAGTTTAAGATCGAGTTTGGTTTTGAGGCTTCCAAGGCTTTTAATGAATTGGGGCTGGATTCGGTTTCCTTGTACCATAACGCTTTGGTCGAGATTGACGAAGATGGTGCAGAAGCTGCAGCTGTTACTCGTAAAGGAGGCCGCAGAGGGTGCATGCTCCACAGCACTGTGAGGCTGATAGATTTTGTGGCTGATCATCCgtttctttttttgataaaagaagaCGCAACTAGAACCATTATGTTCGTTGGTCAAATCTTTGATCCTCCCACCGCTTAA